The proteins below come from a single Cloacibacillus sp. genomic window:
- a CDS encoding nicotinate-nucleotide--dimethylbenzimidazole phosphoribosyltransferase — translation MFLLFISETALAKIPGLSAAGANLDALPYTAPADADMLFYDRPKVAASLPFDPFGHPSPALVTRAALLTAGFDAATVRVGTSIAPASPHETISEDIGRDMRFEAAVPGYEEIARRSAALAAGLDKNIKQVVLAESVPGGTTTALLVLRALGHVGTVSSAGPENPLPLKEQIWRDTAKRLGIKEGGMKGFGLRAAAELGDPMQVAVAAYAAALPGEVQITLAGGTQMMAVAALLRDMGVDRDILVATTKYVHIDPTSCLEEYAAKIGVRWYAAPLDFTNSRFPGLADYEKGFIKEGVGAGGAVWYAQQLGVSMEGIQSRTEALYEKMLDEG, via the coding sequence ATGTTTCTGCTATTTATAAGCGAGACGGCATTAGCCAAAATTCCCGGACTCTCCGCTGCCGGCGCAAATCTTGACGCACTGCCCTACACTGCGCCGGCTGATGCCGATATGCTCTTCTATGATCGTCCGAAGGTTGCAGCTTCTCTGCCCTTTGACCCCTTCGGGCACCCCTCTCCCGCGCTGGTTACCCGCGCCGCCCTGCTTACGGCCGGCTTTGACGCGGCTACAGTGAGAGTCGGCACCTCGATAGCCCCCGCCTCGCCGCATGAGACGATCAGCGAGGATATTGGGCGCGATATGCGCTTCGAGGCGGCTGTCCCAGGCTATGAAGAGATAGCGCGGCGGTCCGCGGCGTTGGCCGCAGGGCTGGATAAAAATATAAAACAGGTCGTACTGGCGGAGTCGGTTCCCGGCGGCACAACGACGGCGCTGCTGGTGCTGCGCGCCCTTGGCCACGTCGGCACCGTCTCCTCCGCGGGACCGGAGAACCCCCTGCCGTTGAAAGAGCAAATATGGCGTGACACGGCGAAGCGCCTCGGCATTAAAGAGGGCGGCATGAAAGGCTTCGGCCTCAGAGCCGCCGCCGAGCTGGGCGATCCCATGCAGGTGGCGGTGGCCGCCTATGCCGCCGCGCTGCCGGGCGAGGTACAGATAACGCTCGCCGGCGGCACGCAGATGATGGCGGTGGCGGCGCTGCTGCGTGACATGGGCGTGGACCGCGATATCCTGGTGGCGACGACGAAATATGTCCACATCGATCCAACCAGCTGCCTTGAAGAATATGCCGCAAAAATCGGTGTGCGCTGGTACGCAGCGCCGCTTGACTTCACGAATTCACGCTTCCCAGGGCTTGCCGATTACGAAAAGGGTTTCATCAAAGAGGGCGTTGGCGCCGGCGGCGCGGTGTGGTATGCACAGCAGCTGGGAGTCTCAATGGAGGGAATACAGTCGCGTACCGAGGCGCTCTACGAAAAGATGCTCGACGAGGGCTAG
- a CDS encoding FAD-dependent oxidoreductase: MANVVVIGSGGAGLTAAIAARRAGADVTVISKTAAAVASCTAYSAGLFSLACGGVSPRDQYEKLLKTGYRLNDRALLETLTEESCAALEEIASLGVTLEFQKGRASARATAKNELMGGSGLVEQLVRIAKECGVKFIEWSVAREIFTCGGHARGVSVTNWRGGSNLALPADAVVLATGGAGRIYSHTDNPERMTGDGYALALAAGLKLRDMEFVQFYPVGWAQENFPMWMADTTLGDFIRVTDAEGREFLPDAYREWGVKDGKECNYFARDKLSLLLARKDREGGIFAHIEETPAALWDDPRFLYALTLPREFFMGRKEPLRIAPLEHYFCGGVEIGTSGETDVEGLYACGEVTGGIDGANRMGGNALAHIVTFGLRAGRAAAKHPHEIPKKFPSREAGELLSANGRPVSEIRRELQRKAWQSIGPIRRAEEISDFLLYIESIKKEKLKAETPQEYLLAMEMPGLTASAEAVAKAALARKESVGAHYIV; this comes from the coding sequence ATGGCGAATGTTGTGGTAATCGGCAGCGGCGGCGCAGGTCTTACCGCGGCGATCGCCGCGCGCCGCGCGGGAGCCGACGTTACGGTCATATCCAAGACGGCGGCGGCCGTCGCCTCCTGTACGGCCTATTCCGCGGGACTTTTTTCTCTGGCCTGCGGCGGCGTTTCGCCTCGGGATCAGTACGAAAAACTTTTAAAGACGGGATACCGTCTCAACGACCGTGCTCTGCTTGAAACGCTGACCGAAGAGAGCTGCGCCGCGCTTGAAGAGATCGCCTCCTTGGGTGTGACGCTCGAATTTCAAAAAGGACGCGCGAGCGCCCGCGCCACCGCGAAGAACGAGCTCATGGGAGGCAGCGGCCTTGTAGAGCAGCTGGTGCGGATCGCGAAAGAATGCGGCGTCAAGTTTATCGAATGGTCAGTCGCGCGCGAGATATTTACCTGCGGAGGACATGCCCGCGGCGTCTCCGTAACTAACTGGCGCGGCGGGAGCAACCTAGCGCTGCCGGCGGACGCCGTCGTGCTTGCGACGGGGGGAGCCGGACGCATCTACAGCCACACCGACAACCCCGAACGCATGACAGGCGACGGTTACGCCCTTGCGCTTGCCGCGGGGCTGAAACTGCGTGACATGGAATTTGTTCAGTTCTACCCTGTCGGTTGGGCGCAGGAGAACTTTCCCATGTGGATGGCGGACACCACTCTCGGAGATTTTATCCGCGTCACCGACGCGGAGGGAAGGGAATTTCTTCCCGATGCCTACCGCGAGTGGGGCGTGAAGGACGGCAAAGAGTGCAACTACTTTGCCCGCGACAAACTTTCGCTGCTGCTCGCGCGGAAAGACCGTGAAGGCGGAATCTTCGCCCACATTGAGGAGACGCCGGCGGCGCTGTGGGACGACCCCAGGTTTCTCTACGCGCTCACGCTGCCGCGGGAATTTTTTATGGGACGCAAAGAGCCGCTGCGCATCGCGCCGCTGGAACACTACTTCTGCGGCGGCGTCGAGATCGGAACCAGCGGCGAGACCGACGTGGAGGGACTTTACGCCTGCGGCGAAGTGACCGGCGGCATCGACGGCGCGAACCGCATGGGCGGAAACGCGCTCGCGCACATCGTGACCTTCGGGCTGCGGGCGGGCCGCGCCGCGGCCAAACACCCGCATGAGATACCGAAAAAATTTCCCTCAAGAGAGGCGGGAGAGCTTCTTTCCGCGAACGGACGCCCCGTATCCGAGATCCGCAGAGAGCTGCAAAGAAAGGCCTGGCAGTCGATCGGCCCCATCCGCCGCGCGGAGGAAATATCGGATTTCCTTCTATATATAGAGAGTATCAAAAAAGAGAAGCTAAAGGCGGAGACCCCGCAGGAGTACCTTCTGGCTATGGAAATGCCCGGACTCACCGCCAGCGCCGAAGCGGTAGCAAAGGCCGCGCTGGCAAGAAAAGAGTCGGTAGGGGCGCATTATATAGTATAA